The proteins below come from a single Microbacterium sp. SLBN-154 genomic window:
- a CDS encoding glycoside hydrolase family 13 protein has translation MTSPETVTSPADRSSTPGSEWWRTAVIYQIYPRSFADTSGDGIGDLPGVTAHLDDLAELGVDAIWLSPFMRSPQKDAGYDVADYCDVDPLFGTLADFDDMLEGAHARGIRVIVDLVPNHSSDQHEWFQQALAAAPGSPQRARYIFREGRGIDGDVPPNNWESVFGGPAWTRVTEADGTPGQWYLHLFDTSQPDFDWTNEEVREEFRRILRFWLDRGVDGFRVDVAHGLVKAEGLPDYTPPSTADSMGGGEVDVPYWGQEGVHDVYRDWNALLAEYEGDRVLAAEAWLPTADKTALWVREDEMHQAFNFPYLSTPWNAAELREVITESLRAFPGVGAPSTWVLSNHDVVRHASRLALTAENPQGHGIGPDSPGKPIPDVGLRRARAATTVMLALPGSSYLFQGEELGLPEVVDLPDDARQDPTWFRTGGERYGRDGCRVPLPWQSDAPAFGFSTTGEAWLPQPADWAGVARDVQRADGGSTLSLYRSLLAERRAHQLGAGGLEWIDGFGDDVVAFRNGSVRVIANLGAAPVELPAGDVLVASGPVDGRTLPVDTAVWLTED, from the coding sequence ATGACTTCGCCCGAAACGGTCACATCCCCCGCAGACCGCTCCTCCACCCCCGGTTCCGAGTGGTGGCGCACCGCCGTCATCTACCAGATCTATCCGCGCTCGTTCGCCGACACCTCCGGTGACGGCATCGGCGACCTTCCCGGCGTCACCGCCCACCTCGACGACCTCGCTGAGCTCGGCGTCGACGCGATCTGGCTGTCGCCCTTCATGCGCAGCCCCCAGAAGGACGCAGGATACGACGTCGCCGACTACTGCGACGTCGACCCGCTCTTCGGCACGCTCGCCGACTTCGACGACATGCTCGAGGGGGCGCACGCGCGCGGCATCCGGGTCATCGTCGACCTCGTTCCCAACCACTCCTCCGATCAGCACGAGTGGTTCCAGCAGGCTCTCGCCGCCGCGCCCGGCAGCCCTCAGCGTGCGCGCTACATCTTCCGCGAGGGCCGTGGCATCGACGGCGACGTGCCCCCGAACAACTGGGAGTCGGTCTTCGGCGGCCCGGCCTGGACCCGCGTGACCGAGGCCGACGGCACCCCCGGTCAGTGGTACCTGCACCTGTTCGACACCTCGCAGCCCGACTTCGACTGGACCAACGAAGAGGTGCGCGAAGAGTTCCGTCGCATCCTCCGCTTCTGGCTCGACCGTGGCGTCGACGGCTTCCGCGTCGACGTCGCGCACGGCCTGGTCAAGGCGGAGGGCCTTCCCGACTACACCCCGCCCTCCACCGCCGACTCGATGGGCGGCGGCGAGGTGGACGTGCCCTACTGGGGTCAGGAGGGCGTACACGACGTCTACCGCGACTGGAACGCCCTGCTCGCGGAGTACGAGGGCGACCGCGTCCTCGCCGCCGAGGCGTGGCTGCCCACTGCCGACAAGACGGCGCTCTGGGTCCGCGAAGACGAGATGCACCAGGCTTTCAACTTCCCGTACCTGTCGACGCCGTGGAACGCCGCGGAGCTGCGCGAGGTCATCACCGAGTCCCTGCGCGCCTTCCCGGGTGTCGGTGCGCCGAGCACCTGGGTGCTCTCCAACCACGACGTCGTGCGTCACGCGTCGCGCCTCGCGCTGACGGCCGAGAACCCGCAGGGGCACGGCATCGGTCCCGACTCCCCCGGCAAGCCGATTCCGGATGTCGGACTGCGCCGCGCCCGCGCCGCGACGACCGTCATGCTGGCGCTCCCCGGTTCGTCGTACCTCTTCCAGGGTGAGGAGCTCGGCCTCCCCGAGGTCGTCGACCTGCCCGATGACGCCCGCCAGGACCCCACCTGGTTCCGCACCGGCGGCGAGCGCTACGGCCGCGACGGCTGCCGCGTGCCGCTGCCGTGGCAGAGCGACGCGCCCGCGTTCGGCTTCAGCACGACCGGCGAGGCGTGGCTGCCGCAGCCGGCCGACTGGGCGGGTGTGGCCCGTGACGTCCAGCGCGCCGACGGCGGCTCGACGCTGTCGCTGTACCGGAGCCTTCTCGCCGAGCGCCGCGCCCACCAGCTGGGTGCCGGCGGCCTGGAGTGGATCGACGGATTCGGCGACGACGTGGTGGCGTTCCGCAACGGCTCGGTGCGGGTGATCGCCAACCTCGGCGCCGCCCCGGTCGAGCTGCCGGCGGGTGACGTCCTGGTCGCGAGCGGGCCGGTCGACGGTCGCACGCTGCCCGTCGACACGGCGGTCTGGCTCACCGAGGACTGA
- a CDS encoding LacI family DNA-binding transcriptional regulator — MVSIDEVARLAGVSTATVSRALSGRGHVSATAKTRVEDAAKSLGYVVSASASSLASGRRRNIGVLVPFLDRWFFSTVLSGISTSLMRRGYDITLYSLTNDAAERHAIFETFLRRQRVDGVIAISLELGEDELERLRQLDLPVIAIGGPSPRLDTLTMDDVAVARLATEHLLALGHRDIAHIGASPEFDVDFHVPTQRRQGFEQALADAGFPARPALYEPADFTIEGGFRAAKQLLGRPGERPTAIFAASDEMAIGALLAARELGYRVPEDLSIIGIDGHELGEFFRLSTVDQFPLGQGERAADAILAEIDAVAPVEDRPSRRLPYELVVRGSTARAAG; from the coding sequence GTGGTCAGCATCGATGAGGTGGCACGCCTGGCCGGCGTGTCCACCGCCACGGTCTCCCGCGCGCTGAGCGGCCGCGGCCATGTCTCGGCGACGGCGAAGACGAGGGTCGAGGATGCCGCGAAGAGCCTCGGCTACGTCGTGTCGGCGTCGGCATCGAGCCTGGCCTCGGGCCGCCGGCGCAACATCGGGGTGCTCGTGCCGTTCCTCGACCGCTGGTTCTTCAGCACGGTGCTGAGCGGCATCTCGACCTCGCTCATGCGCCGCGGCTACGACATCACGCTGTACAGCCTCACCAACGACGCCGCCGAGCGGCACGCGATCTTCGAGACGTTCCTGCGCCGCCAGCGGGTGGACGGGGTGATCGCGATCTCGCTCGAACTCGGCGAGGACGAACTCGAGCGGCTGCGGCAGCTCGACCTGCCGGTCATCGCGATCGGCGGGCCGAGCCCGCGGCTGGACACCCTGACGATGGATGACGTGGCCGTGGCCCGGCTCGCCACCGAGCACCTCCTCGCGCTCGGCCATCGCGACATCGCCCACATCGGCGCGAGCCCCGAGTTCGACGTCGACTTCCACGTGCCGACCCAGCGGCGGCAGGGCTTCGAGCAGGCGCTGGCCGACGCCGGGTTCCCCGCGCGGCCGGCCCTGTACGAGCCCGCCGACTTCACGATCGAGGGCGGCTTCCGCGCCGCCAAGCAGCTCCTCGGGCGCCCCGGCGAGCGCCCGACAGCGATCTTCGCCGCCTCCGACGAGATGGCGATCGGCGCGCTGCTCGCCGCGCGAGAGCTCGGCTACCGGGTGCCGGAGGACCTCTCGATCATCGGCATCGACGGGCACGAGCTCGGCGAGTTCTTCCGGCTCTCCACGGTCGACCAGTTCCCGCTCGGTCAGGGTGAGAGGGCTGCCGACGCGATCCTCGCCGAGATCGATGCGGTCGCGCCCGTCGAGGATCGCCCGTCGCGGCGCCTGCCGTACGAGCTGGTCGTGCGCGGCTCCACCGCCCGCGCGGCGGGCTGA